In the genome of Prevotella sp. HUN102, one region contains:
- a CDS encoding glycosyltransferase: MLEIDYITVISSVVLILSALLTPLFNPFFRKPRISESATTDEGDTNISAEQNENAVSENNEEDSEPQISNSPTAIAPPVSIVFTPNDDAETLSKNLSIYLSQDYPDYEVIVVAPQGDSETEDILKIYSENPRLYTTFIPESSRYMSRKKLAITLGVKAARNEWVLMADIFCAPQSDQWLKVLARHCEDRRNLVIGYTRYEDETPDFWRFERFHTACYLMREDQKGKPYRCNSNALLFRKSDFNKHDGFRGNLKYLRGEFDFIVNKYSHRDSLALENSETGTLIEPYPTHKHWLNKHLYYMENRQHLERSTAHRFLFGLDQTAMYLNYILIIVAACCSGFMQNWILLGAAGVALIVTLSMRMLIAKKVLTLFNEEIPAWKIIPFELRLIWQNLNYKIKYWRANKYDFISHKL; encoded by the coding sequence ATGCTTGAAATCGATTATATCACGGTTATTTCGTCAGTAGTGCTGATTCTTTCGGCACTACTCACTCCTCTTTTCAATCCGTTTTTTCGCAAGCCACGCATATCGGAATCTGCAACAACAGACGAAGGAGACACGAATATATCGGCTGAACAAAATGAAAACGCTGTTTCGGAAAACAATGAAGAGGATTCCGAACCTCAAATAAGCAATTCTCCGACAGCCATAGCTCCTCCCGTTTCCATCGTCTTTACGCCTAACGACGATGCAGAGACGCTCTCCAAGAATCTTTCCATTTATCTTTCGCAGGACTATCCCGACTACGAAGTGATAGTAGTTGCGCCACAGGGCGATTCCGAAACAGAAGACATACTGAAGATTTACAGCGAGAATCCAAGGCTCTACACCACCTTCATTCCCGAATCATCGCGCTATATGAGCCGGAAGAAACTTGCCATAACATTGGGAGTCAAGGCGGCAAGAAACGAATGGGTACTGATGGCAGACATTTTCTGTGCGCCACAATCAGACCAATGGCTCAAGGTCTTGGCACGTCATTGTGAAGACAGAAGAAACCTTGTTATAGGCTATACAAGGTATGAAGACGAGACTCCTGACTTCTGGAGATTCGAGCGTTTCCACACAGCGTGCTATCTGATGCGCGAAGACCAAAAAGGCAAACCATACAGATGCAACTCCAATGCCCTGTTGTTCAGAAAGAGCGACTTCAATAAGCACGACGGATTCCGAGGCAACCTGAAATATCTCCGTGGCGAGTTTGATTTCATCGTGAACAAGTATTCCCACAGGGATTCGCTTGCATTGGAAAACTCTGAAACGGGAACGCTCATCGAACCATACCCCACACACAAGCACTGGCTGAACAAACACCTTTATTATATGGAGAACAGGCAGCATCTGGAACGCTCCACAGCTCACAGATTCCTGTTCGGTCTCGACCAGACGGCTATGTACCTGAACTATATTCTTATCATCGTGGCGGCGTGTTGTTCGGGTTTTATGCAAAACTGGATACTATTGGGTGCAGCCGGTGTTGCACTCATCGTAACGCTTTCTATGAGAATGCTGATTGCAAAAAAAGTGCTTACACTTTTCAATGAAGAGATCCCTGCGTGGAAAATAATTCCATTTGAACTACGTTTAATATGGCAGAACCTTAATTACAAAATTAAATATTGGCGCGCCAACAAATACGATTTCATATCACACAAACTATAA
- a CDS encoding DUF2461 domain-containing protein encodes MNTKQINKFLKDIAANNNRDWFQEHKKEYDSAKKDFEAGIAQAIRVLSTFDDEVSHLEVKDCTYRFYRDIRFSPDKNPYKRHFGAFICAKGRKALRGGYYLHIQPGNCMIAIGSYWLPTNILTSCRNEIMANIDQWRKIVEDGRFVKTFGYPNEGYWENEKVTSKGFGLSALKTIPKGFPRDYEFAQYLRMKDYCCWIQVPDDFFEGDKWMDKFVEICKIGKPMMDFMNAVIDDYE; translated from the coding sequence ATGAATACAAAACAGATAAACAAGTTTCTGAAAGATATTGCAGCGAACAATAATCGTGATTGGTTTCAGGAACATAAGAAAGAATACGATTCAGCAAAAAAAGATTTTGAAGCAGGTATTGCGCAGGCTATCAGGGTATTATCGACCTTCGACGACGAAGTGTCGCACCTTGAAGTGAAGGATTGCACCTACCGGTTCTATCGAGATATCCGTTTCTCGCCCGATAAAAACCCCTATAAGCGGCATTTTGGTGCATTTATATGTGCAAAAGGCAGAAAGGCGTTGCGTGGAGGCTACTATCTTCACATTCAGCCGGGTAATTGTATGATAGCGATAGGTTCTTACTGGCTGCCGACAAACATACTGACTTCGTGCCGTAATGAGATAATGGCGAATATTGACCAGTGGCGAAAGATTGTGGAAGACGGTCGTTTTGTCAAGACTTTCGGCTATCCGAACGAGGGATATTGGGAAAATGAAAAGGTTACGTCGAAAGGATTTGGCTTATCTGCCTTGAAAACAATCCCCAAAGGTTTCCCACGCGACTATGAGTTTGCCCAATACCTCCGAATGAAAGACTACTGTTGTTGGATACAGGTGCCTGACGATTTCTTTGAGGGCGATAAATGGATGGACAAGTTTGTGGAAATCTGCAAGATAGGCAAGCCAATGATGGACTTTATGAATGCCGTCATTGACGATTATGAATAG
- a CDS encoding glycosyltransferase, producing the protein MKILHYIDKLERDDLLSTYVSELAANEATLAEVKIITLKEDARQSMSDFNPDIVHIHACWSRKAYECLAAAIKQKRGTLYSPHWGLSPLSRKSEQPISKSIKQGLYQRKMVEKADAVLVTSKAEKDEIEGSGWTKRIDIVGASILNKNISATAMAENIVGIYDKVINTRYRKTVENAEIHALNALLHVGLRQEKQTKRLSSDDILALRKLTPQQWRKILLMADDENVREYVDIGAQRLQLDMPNIDTKAIIRYPSLSPKDDKELKDMEYSKRGDTEDAGEDLISIAHKLSNARKCIEKRQFSLRHLAEIYQTVRFEEYDEDKLAVVLKQQRIFKFSRRIIQVLQDYLYLEEGFMPFEPLDDDKTKTIEEKIINKEYY; encoded by the coding sequence ATGAAGATTCTTCATTACATAGACAAACTGGAAAGAGACGACCTTCTTTCAACCTATGTGAGTGAGCTTGCTGCCAATGAGGCGACCCTTGCAGAAGTTAAAATCATCACTTTGAAGGAAGATGCCCGTCAATCAATGTCTGATTTCAATCCGGACATTGTGCATATCCATGCGTGTTGGAGCCGTAAAGCCTATGAATGTCTCGCCGCTGCCATCAAACAGAAACGCGGTACGCTCTATTCGCCTCACTGGGGACTGTCTCCACTGAGCAGAAAAAGCGAGCAGCCCATTTCAAAATCCATAAAACAGGGGCTTTACCAACGCAAGATGGTGGAAAAAGCCGACGCCGTTCTCGTTACATCGAAGGCTGAAAAGGACGAAATAGAAGGCTCAGGATGGACAAAAAGAATAGACATCGTTGGTGCAAGCATCCTTAACAAGAATATATCTGCCACGGCAATGGCTGAAAACATTGTCGGCATTTACGATAAGGTAATTAATACCCGATATAGAAAGACCGTTGAAAACGCCGAGATACACGCCTTGAACGCATTGCTTCACGTTGGTTTGCGTCAGGAGAAACAAACCAAGAGACTATCAAGCGACGATATTTTGGCTCTGAGAAAGCTCACGCCGCAGCAATGGAGAAAGATATTGCTGATGGCCGACGACGAAAACGTGCGCGAATACGTAGACATCGGTGCTCAAAGACTTCAGTTGGATATGCCGAACATCGACACCAAGGCCATTATCCGCTATCCTTCTCTATCGCCAAAAGACGACAAGGAACTGAAGGATATGGAATACTCGAAAAGAGGCGATACGGAAGATGCCGGCGAAGACCTCATTTCCATTGCCCACAAGCTCTCGAATGCCCGAAAGTGCATAGAAAAAAGGCAATTCAGCCTGCGACATCTTGCAGAAATCTATCAGACAGTAAGGTTCGAGGAATACGATGAAGACAAACTCGCCGTCGTGCTGAAGCAGCAGAGAATATTCAAGTTCTCAAGGCGCATCATACAAGTGTTACAGGACTACCTGTATCTTGAGGAAGGATTTATGCCCTTTGAACCTCTCGACGACGACAAAACCAAGACCATTGAAGAAAAGATAATCAATAAAGAATATTACTAA
- a CDS encoding DUF3127 domain-containing protein, whose protein sequence is MELQGRVIAVLEAREGTSARGPWKSQEYVLETHDQYPKKMVFNLFGADRIDQFAIKAGEELIVSFDIDAREYNGRWFNSIRAWNVQRVDAMAAQAGAPVAAAAPMNGSQAPFPPAQESSDSADDLPF, encoded by the coding sequence ATGGAATTACAAGGAAGAGTTATTGCTGTATTGGAAGCTCGTGAAGGAACATCTGCCCGCGGTCCGTGGAAGTCTCAGGAATATGTATTGGAAACACACGACCAGTATCCTAAGAAGATGGTATTCAATTTGTTTGGTGCCGACCGTATCGACCAGTTTGCCATCAAGGCAGGTGAGGAACTCATTGTGAGCTTCGATATTGACGCCCGCGAATATAATGGCCGTTGGTTTAACAGTATCCGTGCTTGGAATGTGCAGCGCGTGGATGCGATGGCAGCACAGGCTGGTGCTCCGGTTGCAGCGGCTGCGCCTATGAATGGTTCGCAGGCACCTTTCCCTCCGGCTCAGGAAAGCAGCGATTCTGCTGACGACCTGCCATTCTAA
- the nth gene encoding endonuclease III, with translation MTRKERYDYILEYFRQNVGEVTTELMFGSAFQLLCATLLSAQCTDKRINEITPALFHRYPDAKTMAAAEVEEIFEYVKSVSYPNSKAKHLVEMSRMLVDDFGGEVPSNPDELVKLPGVGRKTANVIQAVWFGKPTLAVDTHVYRVSHRLGLVPKDANNPRKVEDYLMKNIPINEVSSAHHWILLHGRYICKSARPMCEKCQFEFFCPKLLEDSKLG, from the coding sequence ATGACAAGAAAAGAACGTTACGATTACATATTGGAATATTTCAGGCAGAACGTAGGAGAGGTAACGACGGAATTGATGTTTGGCTCTGCGTTTCAGCTTCTTTGTGCAACATTGCTCTCGGCACAATGCACGGATAAGCGCATCAATGAGATTACGCCGGCATTGTTTCACCGTTATCCCGATGCAAAAACAATGGCTGCGGCTGAAGTGGAGGAAATTTTTGAATATGTGAAAAGTGTTTCCTACCCAAATTCCAAAGCCAAGCATTTGGTTGAGATGTCAAGAATGCTGGTGGACGATTTCGGAGGAGAAGTGCCGTCGAACCCAGACGAACTGGTGAAACTTCCCGGAGTAGGTCGGAAAACTGCCAACGTTATTCAGGCTGTATGGTTCGGCAAGCCTACGCTGGCGGTAGACACGCACGTATATCGTGTGAGCCATCGGTTAGGACTGGTGCCGAAAGATGCCAACAATCCACGAAAAGTAGAGGATTATCTGATGAAGAATATCCCTATCAATGAGGTTTCTTCGGCACATCACTGGATATTGCTTCACGGAAGATATATCTGCAAGAGTGCACGGCCGATGTGCGAGAAGTGCCAATTTGAGTTCTTTTGTCCGAAGCTGTTGGAAGACAGTAAGCTGGGCTGA
- a CDS encoding aspartate kinase: MKVMKFGGTSVGSPERMKEVASLVTRTGEPTFVVLSAMSGTTNSLIEISDYLYKKNPEGANEVINNLEQKYSVHVDELFSTDEYKLKMKDFLSEEFNYLRSFTKDLFTSFEEKSIVAQGEVISTNMMASYLQEQGVKAVLLSALDFMRTDKNAEPDSMYIKEKLSAIMEENEGYQVYITQGFVCRNAYGEVDNLQRGGSDYTASLIGAALNAEEIQIWTDIDGMHNNDPRVVEKTEAVRQLNFEEASELAYFGAKILHPTCVQPAKYAGIPVRLKNTMAPDAEGTIINNVLAQKKIKAVAAKENITVVKVKSSRMLGSPGFLRKVFEIFESYQTSIDMVATSEVGLSMTIENSAHLDDIVDELKKYGTVTVEPSMCIVCVVGDLDWSNVGFEALAMNALKDIPVRMVSYGGSNYNISFLIKESDKKQALQSLSDVLFN, translated from the coding sequence ATGAAAGTAATGAAATTCGGCGGAACTTCCGTAGGCTCTCCGGAGCGTATGAAAGAAGTAGCCTCATTGGTAACAAGGACGGGCGAACCCACTTTTGTGGTTCTTTCTGCAATGAGCGGGACTACAAATTCGCTGATAGAGATTTCCGATTATCTCTACAAGAAGAATCCGGAGGGGGCAAACGAAGTTATCAATAACCTTGAACAGAAGTATTCCGTTCACGTAGATGAGCTTTTCTCCACCGACGAATACAAACTGAAGATGAAGGATTTTCTTTCAGAGGAATTCAATTATCTGCGTTCGTTTACCAAGGACCTCTTTACTTCATTTGAAGAAAAAAGCATAGTTGCGCAGGGAGAGGTTATCTCTACCAATATGATGGCAAGCTATCTTCAGGAGCAGGGTGTGAAGGCTGTGTTGCTTTCCGCGCTCGACTTTATGCGCACCGACAAGAATGCCGAACCCGACTCTATGTATATTAAGGAGAAACTTTCTGCCATTATGGAAGAAAATGAGGGTTATCAGGTCTATATCACACAAGGTTTCGTCTGCCGCAACGCATACGGCGAGGTGGACAATCTGCAACGCGGAGGATCCGATTATACGGCTTCGCTCATTGGTGCCGCGCTCAATGCCGAGGAGATTCAGATTTGGACGGACATCGACGGTATGCACAACAACGACCCGCGTGTGGTGGAAAAGACTGAAGCTGTGCGCCAACTGAACTTTGAAGAGGCTTCAGAACTTGCCTACTTTGGCGCAAAGATTCTCCATCCCACTTGTGTTCAGCCTGCAAAATACGCCGGTATTCCTGTCAGACTGAAGAACACGATGGCTCCGGATGCCGAAGGAACCATCATCAACAACGTATTGGCGCAGAAGAAAATCAAGGCCGTTGCAGCAAAGGAAAACATCACGGTCGTCAAAGTGAAGTCGAGCCGTATGCTCGGTTCGCCGGGATTCCTCCGCAAGGTGTTTGAAATCTTCGAGAGTTATCAGACTTCCATCGATATGGTTGCCACAAGCGAGGTGGGTCTTTCAATGACCATTGAGAACAGCGCGCACCTCGATGATATTGTGGACGAGCTGAAGAAGTACGGCACCGTAACCGTGGAGCCTTCTATGTGCATCGTCTGTGTAGTGGGCGATCTCGACTGGAGCAACGTCGGTTTCGAGGCATTGGCAATGAATGCGCTGAAAGACATACCGGTACGTATGGTCAGCTATGGCGGCAGCAACTATAACATATCATTCCTTATCAAGGAATCTGATAAGAAGCAGGCTTTGCAGTCGTTATCGGACGTGCTTTTCAATTAG
- a CDS encoding cell division ATP-binding protein FtsE — protein MLIDYRKVNIYQDDRLVLKDVDFQVNEGEFIYIIGKVGSGKSSLLKTIYCELDVDKDDAEKAQVLEASVLSVKRSHVPALRKQMGIIFQDFQLLHDRTVKKNLRFVLKATGWENGAEIDKRIDEVLEEVGMLDKKEKMPSELSGGEQQRIAIARALLNKPKIIIADEPTGNLDPETASNIVRILKTASEDGAAVIMSTHNVHLIDQFPGKVYRCKDGGFHLATSENDTKDLEEEAMTVEGIAEPLDFSDEE, from the coding sequence ATGCTAATAGATTACAGAAAGGTAAATATCTACCAAGACGACAGACTGGTATTGAAAGATGTAGACTTTCAAGTAAACGAAGGAGAATTTATCTATATCATCGGCAAAGTGGGCTCGGGTAAGAGTTCGCTGCTCAAAACGATATACTGCGAACTGGACGTGGATAAGGACGATGCAGAGAAGGCACAGGTGCTGGAAGCATCGGTCTTGTCGGTAAAGCGCAGCCACGTTCCGGCACTGCGGAAGCAGATGGGCATCATTTTTCAAGACTTCCAGCTTCTGCACGACAGAACGGTGAAGAAGAATCTACGCTTCGTGCTGAAGGCTACGGGCTGGGAAAACGGTGCCGAGATTGACAAGCGCATTGATGAAGTGCTTGAAGAAGTGGGAATGCTTGACAAGAAGGAGAAGATGCCGAGCGAACTTTCGGGCGGCGAACAGCAGCGCATTGCCATTGCGAGAGCCTTGCTCAACAAGCCGAAGATTATCATCGCCGACGAGCCTACGGGAAATCTCGACCCGGAAACTGCATCGAACATCGTGAGAATACTGAAGACGGCGAGTGAGGACGGGGCGGCCGTGATTATGTCTACCCACAACGTCCACCTCATCGACCAGTTCCCGGGCAAGGTGTATCGCTGCAAGGACGGTGGTTTCCATTTGGCTACAAGCGAAAATGACACCAAGGACTTGGAGGAAGAGGCTATGACGGTAGAGGGAATAGCAGAACCTCTCGATTTTTCCGATGAGGAATAA
- a CDS encoding fructose-bisphosphatase class III: MTNKNYDLQKDERYLHLLAQSFPTIADASTEIINLQAILNLPKGTEHFLADIHGEYEAFQHVLKNASGNIKRKVMELFSDTLRESEIRDLCTLIYYPEQKIELVKQVEKDIEDWYHITTHHLVEICRDVSSKYTRSKVRKCLPIDFSYIIQELLHEHSDDKDKSDYVGTIIATIISTGRADDFIIAMCKVIQRLVIDHLHILGDVYDRGPGAHIVMDILKNYHTWDITWGNHDILWMGACAGNDACICNVIRIALRYDNMDTIEDGYGINLLQLATFAMDVYGNDPCTEFIPKVINATLDEKGKQLIAQMHKAISVIQFKIESQIFKRHPSWKMENRLLYEMIDYEKGTIKLDGKEYKLTSCNFPTIDPKHPDKLTNAEKLLIEKLHHSFTASEKLREHILLQLRHGCMYQTVNGNLLYHASIPLNEDGTLKEVEVYPNVSFKGKELLHRVGMLIRKAFQQNPQGENAKEKQYAIDYLLYLWCGPESPLFDKAKMATFERYFLKEKETHHEEKGFYFKNRDNEAIADMIMAEFGITGPNRHIINGHVPVHVNKGEQPIKANGKLMVIDGGFSEAYHKETGIAGYTLVYHSRGFELVQHEPFSSTEDAIKRGSDILGTTQIVEMNQKRLKVADTDKGTELRLQIEALEELLYAYRHGFITERERKNPPKV; this comes from the coding sequence ATGACAAACAAGAACTATGACCTTCAGAAAGATGAACGCTACCTGCATCTGCTCGCGCAGTCTTTCCCGACGATTGCCGACGCAAGTACGGAAATCATCAATCTCCAAGCCATTCTCAACCTCCCGAAAGGCACGGAACACTTCCTTGCCGACATTCACGGCGAGTATGAGGCCTTCCAACACGTGCTGAAGAATGCTTCCGGAAACATCAAGAGAAAGGTAATGGAGCTTTTCAGCGATACATTGCGGGAGTCGGAAATCAGAGATCTCTGCACACTGATCTACTATCCGGAGCAGAAGATAGAGCTGGTGAAGCAGGTAGAGAAAGACATTGAAGACTGGTATCACATCACTACCCACCACCTTGTGGAAATCTGCCGCGACGTTTCTAGCAAATACACACGCTCGAAGGTGCGCAAGTGTCTGCCGATAGACTTCTCATACATCATTCAGGAACTCCTGCACGAGCATTCCGACGACAAAGACAAGTCTGACTACGTGGGCACAATCATCGCTACCATCATCTCTACGGGCAGAGCCGACGACTTCATCATCGCAATGTGCAAGGTTATCCAGCGTCTGGTCATCGACCATCTGCACATTCTCGGCGACGTCTACGACCGAGGCCCGGGCGCACACATCGTTATGGACATTCTCAAGAACTACCACACTTGGGACATTACTTGGGGAAACCACGACATTCTGTGGATGGGAGCCTGCGCTGGAAACGATGCCTGCATCTGCAACGTTATCCGAATCGCACTGCGCTACGACAATATGGACACCATCGAGGACGGATACGGCATCAACCTGCTGCAACTGGCCACTTTCGCTATGGACGTCTACGGCAACGACCCCTGCACGGAATTCATTCCAAAGGTAATCAATGCCACGCTCGACGAGAAGGGAAAGCAGCTCATTGCACAGATGCACAAGGCCATCAGCGTGATTCAATTCAAGATAGAATCGCAGATATTCAAACGTCATCCGTCGTGGAAGATGGAAAACCGTCTGCTCTATGAAATGATTGATTACGAGAAGGGCACTATCAAGCTCGACGGAAAGGAATATAAACTTACCTCCTGCAACTTCCCGACCATCGACCCGAAGCATCCCGACAAGCTCACAAACGCCGAAAAGCTGCTGATAGAGAAACTGCACCATTCGTTCACGGCGAGCGAAAAGCTGCGCGAGCACATCCTCTTGCAGCTCCGTCACGGATGTATGTACCAAACCGTGAATGGCAACCTGCTCTATCACGCCTCAATTCCGCTGAACGAAGACGGCACATTGAAGGAAGTTGAGGTGTATCCTAACGTATCTTTCAAGGGCAAGGAACTGCTCCACAGGGTGGGAATGCTCATCAGAAAGGCTTTCCAACAGAATCCACAGGGCGAGAATGCCAAGGAAAAGCAATACGCCATCGACTATCTGCTCTATCTTTGGTGTGGCCCCGAAAGTCCGCTGTTCGACAAGGCGAAGATGGCAACCTTTGAACGCTACTTCCTCAAGGAGAAAGAAACCCACCACGAGGAAAAGGGATTCTACTTCAAGAACCGCGACAACGAAGCCATTGCCGATATGATTATGGCCGAATTTGGCATTACGGGTCCAAACCGACACATCATCAACGGACACGTCCCCGTACACGTGAACAAGGGCGAACAGCCCATCAAGGCGAACGGAAAGCTGATGGTTATCGACGGAGGATTCTCTGAAGCCTACCACAAGGAAACCGGTATCGCAGGCTACACGCTCGTCTATCATTCAAGAGGATTTGAACTGGTGCAGCACGAACCTTTCTCTTCAACAGAAGATGCCATCAAGCGGGGCAGCGACATTCTCGGAACTACGCAGATAGTGGAAATGAACCAGAAGCGGCTGAAAGTGGCAGACACCGACAAGGGTACGGAACTGAGACTTCAGATTGAGGCACTCGAGGAACTCCTCTACGCCTATCGCCACGGCTTCATTACCGAGAGAGAGCGCAAGAATCCTCCAAAGGTGTAG